A single genomic interval of Saccharospirillum mangrovi harbors:
- a CDS encoding class I SAM-dependent methyltransferase, giving the protein MQADRFWDRIARKYYQQPVPSEADYQRKLALSREHFTTDSEVVEFGCGTGTTAVKHAPFVKRYRAVDISARMLDIARTQAAEAQASNVEFIQGTLFDLQLPDASVDAVLGMSILHLLPNRDETLVEVHRILKPGGVFISSTACVGEKMAWFRYLVPLGQRLGLLPLLSVFKMDELRTAVLGAGFQVQLDWVPDSSPMVCVLVATKG; this is encoded by the coding sequence ATGCAAGCGGATCGTTTCTGGGATCGAATTGCCCGCAAGTATTATCAACAGCCGGTGCCTAGCGAGGCCGATTACCAACGCAAACTGGCGCTCAGCCGCGAGCATTTCACCACCGACTCGGAGGTGGTGGAATTTGGTTGCGGCACCGGCACCACGGCCGTTAAACACGCGCCTTTTGTGAAGCGCTATCGCGCGGTGGATATTTCGGCGCGCATGCTCGACATCGCTCGCACTCAGGCGGCGGAGGCTCAGGCGAGCAATGTGGAATTTATTCAGGGCACGCTGTTCGATTTGCAATTGCCCGATGCCAGCGTCGATGCGGTGCTCGGCATGAGCATTCTGCATTTGTTGCCGAACCGGGATGAAACGCTGGTGGAAGTGCATCGGATATTAAAGCCAGGCGGCGTTTTTATCAGCAGTACCGCCTGCGTTGGTGAGAAGATGGCCTGGTTTCGCTATCTGGTACCGCTCGGCCAACGGCTCGGTTTGTTGCCATTGTTGTCGGTGTTCAAGATGGATGAGTTACGAACCGCGGTGCTCGGCGCCGGGTTTCAGGTGCAACTCGATTGGGTGCCGGACAGCTCGCCGATGGTGTGTGTGCTGGTGGCGACCAAGGGTTGA
- a CDS encoding amidohydrolase family protein — MKRGWRWLGLSWAVLAIGTEAAQCFDRAAQSHRFVVDSHLHFQPFSGPALPHEELIGYLERAGIQYANVYGIGQTRIQDWGCFHGGRCDSDVIMPTMKNDFLNAKNLADHPSRNVGLTLSMTFPDLQHPDTIVDRMDILDSEFPGFFQWMGEANVVKQALFVWGHEPATLEDIDAWAPFMAKLRERQMPLALHSDFGNDQDPLKYLPLMQAILERYPDNVVVWMHLGMSREQRDMEPRQHTRILSELMDEYPNLWLDISWNVLYDYYFSEPTRRPFYVDFLNQYSDRVLTGTDIVASEHTGYSQYERALDDTSYINQFLDDNAFRNIALGQSYFNLLGWDKSAPAICTKE; from the coding sequence ATGAAACGAGGTTGGCGCTGGCTGGGTCTGAGTTGGGCGGTATTGGCGATTGGTACGGAAGCGGCGCAATGCTTTGATCGTGCGGCCCAATCGCATCGTTTTGTGGTCGATAGCCATCTGCATTTCCAACCGTTCAGCGGCCCGGCGTTGCCGCATGAAGAACTGATCGGCTACCTCGAACGCGCGGGCATTCAGTACGCCAACGTCTACGGCATTGGTCAGACACGCATTCAGGATTGGGGTTGTTTTCACGGCGGTCGATGCGATTCCGATGTGATTATGCCGACGATGAAAAACGATTTTCTCAACGCCAAAAACCTCGCCGATCATCCGTCACGCAACGTCGGCTTAACCCTGTCGATGACCTTCCCGGATTTGCAGCACCCGGACACCATTGTCGATCGCATGGACATCCTAGACTCCGAATTCCCCGGCTTCTTTCAATGGATGGGCGAAGCCAATGTGGTCAAGCAGGCGCTCTTTGTTTGGGGGCACGAACCGGCCACGCTCGAAGACATCGACGCCTGGGCGCCGTTCATGGCAAAACTGCGCGAACGCCAGATGCCATTGGCGCTGCATTCCGACTTTGGTAACGACCAGGATCCGCTGAAATATTTGCCGTTGATGCAGGCAATCTTGGAACGCTATCCAGACAATGTTGTGGTCTGGATGCACCTGGGTATGTCGCGCGAACAACGCGATATGGAGCCGCGCCAGCACACGCGAATTCTCAGTGAATTGATGGATGAATATCCGAATTTGTGGCTCGATATTTCCTGGAATGTGCTCTACGACTACTACTTTTCCGAGCCGACCCGGCGGCCGTTTTACGTCGATTTTCTGAACCAATATTCCGACCGCGTGCTGACCGGAACCGACATCGTCGCCTCAGAACATACCGGCTATTCACAGTACGAACGCGCGCTGGATGACACCAGCTACATCAATCAATTTCTCGACGACAACGCCTTCCGCAACATCGCCTTGGGGCAGAGTTATTTCAATCTGTTAGGGTGGGATAAATCTGCGCCGGCCATTTGCACAAAGGAATAA
- a CDS encoding YajQ family cyclic di-GMP-binding protein: MPSFDIVSETDEVALRHAVDNANRDLATRFDFRGVEASIEQNGLEVTLKTESDFQVRQLEDIFRKACTKQNVSAAGADINDVPVHSGKTFALTLTFKQGIDQPTAKQIVKLIKDAKLKVQASIQGDQVRVNGKKRDDLQEAIALLKDSEIELPLQFNNFRD, translated from the coding sequence ATGCCGTCTTTCGACATCGTATCCGAAACCGACGAAGTCGCCCTGCGCCACGCCGTCGATAACGCCAACCGCGATCTGGCCACCCGCTTCGACTTTCGCGGCGTCGAAGCCAGCATCGAGCAAAACGGTCTGGAAGTGACACTGAAAACCGAATCCGATTTTCAGGTGCGGCAATTGGAAGACATCTTCCGCAAGGCCTGCACCAAGCAAAATGTCAGCGCTGCCGGTGCCGACATCAACGATGTGCCGGTGCATTCGGGCAAAACCTTTGCGCTGACGCTGACGTTCAAACAAGGCATCGATCAGCCGACAGCGAAACAGATCGTCAAGCTGATCAAAGACGCCAAACTGAAAGTGCAGGCGTCGATTCAGGGCGATCAGGTTCGGGTGAATGGCAAGAAGCGCGACGACCTGCAAGAAGCCATCGCTTTATTGAAAGATTCCGAAATCGAACTGCCGCTGCAGTTCAATAATTTCCGCGATTAA